The Ziziphus jujuba cultivar Dongzao chromosome 1, ASM3175591v1 genome segment CTGTTTTCCAGATAATGTAAACAGTAACCTAGCTGATGGTTTGGGAACCCCAGAGGATGGTGATGCTAAAAACCAGTTAACCGGTCTGGGTAAGTGTAACAGCTGTTTGTATATCATAATTCTACTGAATTAACGTCTTCATTTGGGTCTTGctgtatacatataatataagtttGTTGTTCTTTGGAATCTGGACGTTACTAAATTCCCTTTGGTAAGCAACTCATAGAATTGCTTgaaattcataattttcttgAAACTAGTGTAGAAATGCTGTTCCTGTAATTCTTTTGAAGTTGTGGAGTAAAAAATTTGTCATTTGTGATTGACTACTTTCCAATAGGATCTTGGCTTTTTCTATAATCTAATGAgataattttgttgttttattttaaccTTTTGCCATTATATGGTCGTTTGAGTGAATGGTTTATTTTAACTGGTAGAGCTGCAATAAGGATCTTTGGTTTCTATGTTTATGCAGCAGGCCTGGAATTGCAGCCTGGCTGTTCTGTTACAGGAGCAATTGATGGAAAATTTGACAGTGGATATCTGGTTACTGTGAAAGTGGGTTCTCAACGTCTGAAAGGTGTGCTATATCATATTCCTCTCAACACGTCTAAAAGCAGTTACTCTTTGGATATGCATAATCGCCGGAACCGGAAGAAATCCAGGTTAGCATTACGTGACCCCTCTCGGCCCAAGTCAAACAGGAGtggttataattttttcttcGCCGAGCATTATGCCAGGCTAAAACCTATGTACTATGGGCAAGAGAAGGCCATCAGCAAGAAGATAGGAGTCCTGTGGAACAATCTCACAGAGGCCGAAAAACAGGTATTTTGCCACGGCCACAGCATTTATAATTAGCTTGTGTcatattttacataaattgaTCTCAGAAGTTAGCATTCTTAAACTTATTCACAGGTCTTGGgctgatattttatatatgattttgtgacatgtatatattatataaaattgttagACAAATATATGAACTGCCTATGACTTCCTTTGTGAGAGGTAGTttatttatacataatatttgcTACTGGGGATTTGATGCAGGTTTATCAGGAGAAAGGGCTGAGGGACAAGGAGAGATACAGGACAGAGATGATGGAATACAAATCTTCCTACAATTCCACAAATCAATAGCCAAATCCAAACTATTAGTTTTAGATATACTCTTTTAGTTCTTTAGGACATCATTATTTcgattgttgttgttgttgttgttgtagcTTCTAATATTTATTGCTTGTTGTTGTATTTTAATGTCACTACTCATTTCTATATTATATGCTTCTCTTCGGAAACTGAGAGGGTAGAAAGGGCATGCAGCTTTGTAATATGCAAGtggcttaatttttattttttttaaaatattttttttggttatataaaATTGTGTTGTGAAGAGAAGAATACGAATGCAGCAAATTCAGTTCACTGTTCAGAcaccataattaattaattgttggtTTTAGGATTACTGGGTATCGCTTAAGAGAGTGAAATGGTATAATCACAATTCAACTTTGGCTTGATCTCTTCAGTTCGATTTGATGACCTACTAGAATTTGTCTGTGGATCAACAGTTGATGGGATTAAGATATTCTGCTCAAGGTCAACGTGTTAATGGTGGAAATAGAAGAAAACGAAAAAGATAAGTGGGTTCTTGTTTGACTTCTATTACCAGTAACATGCAAGTTACTTCCATTAATTATAATACAGAAACCATATAGGCGATTAATATTGGACCGACGAatgaagaacaaataaaaaataaattgggcTTTCAACAAGTTGTAAATGTAAtgctaatttataatttatttaattttatctttagcAAAGTATGGATATAGAAGCATGCGGCCTTTGAAAATTGTTAGAGGTCGTATTAAGCTTTGGCTAATGGGTGGCATTTGAAGGTAAATTTTTGCATTATACTGTCATTaaatacttttttctttctttttttttaccatataatTGTTCTTCCACAATTTGTCATAGCGAGGTGTCATAGTGGAGTGAAGTGAAGTGTTTAAAGGTTAACaagcaataatttaaaataacccAATTTCTTTAAAGTAAATTTTGgataggaaaaacaaaatattattttcattattttgcaTTGGATGGATAATATTTCCTACTTGAGGTGCCATATagagaataaaaaaaggaaaatctcaTACTTAAATTTGGATGTGAATGAATATAAAGAATCTGACAGAGTGGAAATTTGATTGTGCACCAATTTCAttcttttaaatgtaaaattgaattaattgATAACCCAAACTTAGCCGCAGACAAAATtagtaaaaaaccaaaaaagattttttttttattattattttttttattctaggGATTTTGTCAAATAACTTCTAAAATTCCAGAGGTTAATAACTTGTTCGTCATCGTtcatttgctttgttttttactataagaacaaaataatattaatgaatatAACCAAACACATGTCATGTTACAATATAATGGCAAGATCATCTTTTTTGTGAAtcctttattattaatattaatattaattattatatgtaatGAAGAGATTTCATTAGGTAGGATAATGGTTAATTTAGCCAAAGGGAGATTTAAAGGGTTATAAATTTTGGGTAAATAAAAGCGTTAATAATGGAGATCATAATTATATTGGTACATACGCATGTTTGTATCGCCcatctagctagctagctagctggcTCGGTGTTAATTTTGCAAACCCCAttcatattcatattatatttaatttggaaaGTTTCTTTTTATCCAACCTTACCATAAATGAATACATGAAAacctaaatgaaaaataaaataaaataaacagtatTGTGGGGGTTGGGGGAGAGGGAGTGTAGATAGTGGTGGAGTGAATTGTGAACTGTGGTAGAAGTTGGAAGATTCCGAAAGCCAAAAATTAAGGACCAAGAAGAACGTGACACTGGATCAAAATTTCCCCACTAACCCAAACCCCCTAATCTCTAACccccattatttattttatatatacatattttttgaaaataatttatttatatgcatagcagttgaaattaattaatacacaaTGAATGATGAATGATGAATGATGATCATAATCAATTTTAAGCAAATTTAAGCAAAAGCAAAAGCCTTATGGAAAAGTGTTCTAAATTAGGAAACTGAAGAGGGTGAGTCCCATTGTTGGTCTGTCATGATCTCTTTCTGAGCTATTTCGTCTTTTAGAATATTccattatctctctctctctctctctctctctctctctctctatctactCCGATTTTTGTTTCCAATTTTATGCCCTCTGATTCCTATTTCTATTATACCTCTCTCTACTAACTCACCACcgcgttttttgttttttttttttattcttacttAGCGTTTaatctctattttttattattaaaaaataaaacctaattAAGTGGGGATATGTTTATTGCTTCGTAGACAAGCttacttataaatatatatataaatcttttttcttctttttcttttttctttttttctcattcATCAGTAAGAGTAGAGATAGATTCTAGTATTTTTCTCCCAACCCAAACATCCTAGCTGCTGCTGTAAACCTCCACCCCCCTCATCATGGAGTTAAAAGAAGAAGCCACAGGGTTCGTGAGCTCCAAGCTCAAGATTCCGAATCCTCccggagaagaagaaaagcaacAGCAAGatcaagaagatgaagaagaagaacagcaAGATCAAGAAGATGAAGTAGAAGAACAAGAAGGTGTTGTCACTGTTGGAGCAGCTGCTGGAACTCGTGTGTGCCAATTGTGCGGTAAGATTTTCAGATCCGGAAAAGCACTCGGAGGTCACATGAGAATGCACTCTCAGTACTCTCAACCCGCCGATCGAAATCGGAGTAGCAATAGGAGTAGAACTACCGCCGCCGCCGCAGCCGCCGCCACTCACTTTACGGCGAACaccactactactactactacaacaacaaccaacacgTCCGATCATACGACGCCGCCGGTTTGTTGCGTGTGCGGAAAGAATTTCCTCTCCATGAAAGCTCTTTTTGGCCATATGAGATCGCATCCCGATAGAGAATGGAGAGGAATTCAACCTCctcttccttctcttcctcCGGCCACCACCGCAGCCGCCACCGCCAAAACCACTACTTCCTCATCCACTCTCTCCGACGACGATCAAATTGCCGATTCAGCTTCCGCAGCCACTGCGGCCGTTGATTGTCATCATCATCGTGATGTTGATCTGTCAAAGAGTTTGTACGGTTGCAGTTGGCCTGTCAGCACCAAGAGAGGTCGCAGTGGCAGCATCATCAGCAGCGGCAAAACCGTTGCGAAGAAGAACGAAGCTGAGGCTGTATCTGATCTGCTTATGCTGTCTCGCCGCGGCAGCACAACAATTGATAAAGAAGATCAAGAATTCAATTTCAGGAACAGGAAGCGacctgatgatgatgatgacgtgGACAAAGGAAAAGCGAATTACAAGCTTCGTCATGTTGGAGAGGATTATTTTTACTCGGATAGTCAGAATTCCGAAAGCATTAATGCAATGGGCAACATAAAGGACGACACCATgaacatgatgatgatgaagaagaagagaaggaagatGAAATTGGCAGACCTTGAAGAAAGAGGAGTTATGGTTGCAAATAATgctaataataacaatactgATAATAATAGATCATACACTTGCAATATTTGCAATAAATCTTTCCCAACCCACCAAGCATTGGGAGGTCACAGGTCTAGTCACAATAACAGCGTCAACAACATCAGGAAGATGGTAATCAATCCTCACTCTCACTCTTATCATGTCGATTATTATgatcataatcatcatcaatCAACTCATCATGATATAATCCTCAggatcatcatcaccatcatcaatGCAAGATTTGCAAGAAGATGTTTCCAACTGGTCAAGCTCTTGGGGGTCATAAGAGAAGCCACTggtataataatatcaataatgcCCCTGTGGAAGTCTTAGCTGATCAATCTACATCGTTATCGCCTGGAGAAGCTAGTCAGACTACTAATCGTCTGAAAGCAGTTATTAGCTTTGATCTCAATGAGCTCCCACCTATGGAGGAGGaggatgataataatgataatgataacgATGATTATGTTGAGCAAGTTGTCTCCACTTCAACTTTGACTCTGCAGGtgagctagctagctagctacaGTAACTACTGTACTAACAACAATTTACTACAGCTTCTTATTCTTCTAGTTGCAAAATTAGTTAATTAGCTAGTTAGATTGAATTCATGATTAATCCCCAGTACAATTTGGAAGATAATTAATGGAAGTGATCATCAGCTAAGTAGTGATAGTTGAAGATGGCATATAGTTTTCGGTTaggtttttgttcttttcagtAGTGGTGATGAAAATAGTATTTACAGAGGAACCCTCTTGGTTGTTTCCTGTTTAATCTGGTGGGGTCATTAGGCCTTTGTCTTTTGTGTTAATTTTCTTCATGTAAAGCATGATGGTCCGGCAGGATTGTTATGAAGGGAAATATCCAAAAGGGcctactttctttcttttcttccttcctTTGAATCTTCATGTATACATTTATACTTTTGGACCCTATTCCatctaatttcaattttcttaattatttggttGTTTTTCCAACTTTTAACAATATTCTTATATAGTATTCTGTCTTCATTCGAAAAGGCTCACCAAGtgttttagcattttttttttttgattttattattgatttatttttttatttttagtattctagagattttttcaaaaagtcaAGAAAGAGTTGGTACCAATATATCACCGGCCTCGTACCGTAACTTGCAAGAGAATCAATGTTCAATTgtcttgtttttttgtttttcttgattaaatttattaacttgatcttccttttttttatttttataaaataaaaaagaaagaagtttctGATTTCATTGACAAAAACATTGAGGTCCTAAACCAAGTTGGTCGGATAAACTACGTATTTGTGGGACCAATGGATATGATATAGAAAAGTATGTGTTgcaatctaatatttttacttgtatGATGCACTAAGAATGttgaatctatatatatataagtccagTTTCTTGATCTTGAGTTAATTGTGTACGCGTTAGTTACATATGACTGGGTCAGCAAGATAGGCGTATAGACTTGGTTAATGTGTTTGGCTTTGTGTGTGATATTCTATAGGGTGAAAATTCTATAACTATACGTATGTAAAACAATTATAGGCTAAGCAAAGGGGAAATGATGAATGAGAAGGAAAATGAGAGAGCTtagttgttatatatatatatatatatatatatatgagagatATTTTAGCAAGAATATGTTGAAAGAGGTGTAGGGGAAGTGTTTTATTAATCAGTACGAAATAGTCTGCAAACACAGATGGAGGAGGAGATAAAGGGAATGCCTCAACTGTTTTATTGACAAATTCTCGTGACCATTTGAAAGCAACACTTTTTATAGTACGATTgccgaataaataaataaataaacagaaacaCTTTTTctgtaatacaaatataatatcacTTTTGACTAGCTTTATACGCCATTAACACCTTTTTCACGCCATCTTCTCAATTTCCAATTCGTACtatctcttctctctctctctctctctctatatatatatatatatatatatatataaaaagagagattaattttagtttcaatGTTTTCCATTGTATTCGTTTAATctattaattaacattaatcgcatatgtatatatatatatatatatattttttttttccatgtaaaGCATGAAAGTATGTGGTTATTCATGATGCTCTTCTTATAAAGTTTCAATTAAATGGTTTGTcatttgtaataaaaattaaaagcattaGAGTCACGCACGCTAGCAAAGTCATTGAAGAGTTGTAATtagaaggaaagaaaataaatcatttGGTTGTGCATCCCTCTTCAATGTTTTTGAATCAACccctaattaaatataattaataccatttGTATATATGAGCATTTGCATGCACTTTTCGCCCTTGGGTTTACAAATAACTAATCGCCCAAATTAAGGATTCTTTTATTATAGTGATTTACAAATACAATTGACTACTTTTTAACTTTCAGGATAAAGGGCAAATTTTAGCACAATTAATTTCCTATAATGAATGATTATTAGCATGCTCAAAACACATAAGCACTGCTTTAGTTAATAGAATTTGAGCGAGTTGGTAAATgtggccaaaaaaaataaaaaaaaattaatgcataTGAATATGCGTTTGGAACGGAATGAATGTATACTAGACTTTGGCGCTTAGTTCCATGcataataaacaaatgaaatgctattatcaaaaaataaataaataaattatatgcaCAGTATATAAACATGCAAAACAACATGTAGTTTAtcgaaaaaaaatgtaaaacaacGTAATATGCGCATAGAATCATGGAATAGAAAATATTAACGTGTAACAGTTATACTATTATCCATTGTGGTCTATGATCATGtacaatggttttttttttttttttttttttccaaatgcttttatttctttctcaTAGTACATGTGCAAGATTTGCTGATCTCCATTTGGCTTTGGTTTGAGCTTTTACTCTTTCTCCCTAAAAAGGGCTTAAATTTTAATGCAGTGGGAGTGAAATTGCTACTGAAATCCCAACAGATGGTTTGGAGAAGAAATATACAAAAGCTGCGGTGGTCGTCTAAAGAGATGAAACttctaattgaaaaaaaaaaaaaaaaaaaaaaaaaaccaaggtTATTTTTGTAGTTCTCTATAAAAATGAAGTGGGAATAGAAATTTGAATTGTGTACA includes the following:
- the LOC107417308 gene encoding high mobility group B protein 10 isoform X2, with the translated sequence MFTHHHNQPEAEVPKPISENTSAFSAQNHQLRSETANGFSPPLTATAKSYPSATAKYEQVVQSSDLFWEKLKDFHTSFGTKFMIPTVGGKALDLHRLFVEVTNRGGIEKVIRDRKWKEVIVVFNFPTTITSASFVLRKYYLSLLYHFEQVYYFHRRVPSFSMHDNVNSNLADGLGTPEDGDAKNQLTGLGLELQPGCSVTGAIDGKFDSGYLVTVKVGSQRLKGVLYHIPLNTSKSSYSLDMHNRRNRKKSRLALRDPSRPKSNRSGYNFFFAEHYARLKPMYYGQEKAISKKIGVLWNNLTEAEKQVYQEKGLRDKERYRTEMMEYKSSYNSTNQ
- the LOC107417308 gene encoding high mobility group B protein 10 isoform X1, coding for MFTHHHNQPEAEVPKPISENTSAFSAQNHQLRSETANGFSPPLTATAKSYPSATAKYEQVVQSSDLFWEKLKDFHTSFGTKFMIPTVGGKALDLHRLFVEVTNRGGIEKVIRDRKWKEVIVVFNFPTTITSASFVLRKYYLSLLYHFEQVYYFHRRVPSFSMHDNVNSNLADGLGTPEDGDAKNQLTGLAGLELQPGCSVTGAIDGKFDSGYLVTVKVGSQRLKGVLYHIPLNTSKSSYSLDMHNRRNRKKSRLALRDPSRPKSNRSGYNFFFAEHYARLKPMYYGQEKAISKKIGVLWNNLTEAEKQVYQEKGLRDKERYRTEMMEYKSSYNSTNQ
- the LOC107417308 gene encoding high mobility group B protein 10 isoform X4 — translated: MSKSFKVRTFFGKSSRISTLPSEPNSLGGKALDLHRLFVEVTNRGGIEKVIRDRKWKEVIVVFNFPTTITSASFVLRKYYLSLLYHFEQVYYFHRRVPSFSMHDNVNSNLADGLGTPEDGDAKNQLTGLAGLELQPGCSVTGAIDGKFDSGYLVTVKVGSQRLKGVLYHIPLNTSKSSYSLDMHNRRNRKKSRLALRDPSRPKSNRSGYNFFFAEHYARLKPMYYGQEKAISKKIGVLWNNLTEAEKQVYQEKGLRDKERYRTEMMEYKSSYNSTNQ
- the LOC107417299 gene encoding uncharacterized protein LOC107417299; this translates as MELKEEATGFVSSKLKIPNPPGEEEKQQQDQEDEEEEQQDQEDEVEEQEGVVTVGAAAGTRVCQLCGKIFRSGKALGGHMRMHSQYSQPADRNRSSNRSRTTAAAAAAATHFTANTTTTTTTTTTNTSDHTTPPVCCVCGKNFLSMKALFGHMRSHPDREWRGIQPPLPSLPPATTAAATAKTTTSSSTLSDDDQIADSASAATAAVDCHHHRDVDLSKSLYGCSWPVSTKRGRSGSIISSGKTVAKKNEAEAVSDLLMLSRRGSTTIDKEDQEFNFRNRKRPDDDDDVDKGKANYKLRHVGEDYFYSDSQNSESINAMGNIKDDTMNMMMMKKKRRKMKLADLEERGVMVANNANNNNTDNNRSYTCNICNKSFPTHQALGGHRSSHNNSVNNIRKMDHHHHHQCKICKKMFPTGQALGGHKRSHWYNNINNAPVEVLADQSTSLSPGEASQTTNRLKAVISFDLNELPPMEEEDDNNDNDNDDYVEQVVSTSTLTLQVS